The window TTTCTAACTAACCctccatggtggccattttgtaatGGCACCCATTCCCTGTTCTCAAAATTCTACAAGTGGCCAAAGGCTGAACAAGATTGGGGACCTTCCATGCTAGGCCTTTTTGCACACACAGAGAAAATAGTGGGGGGATACAATTGCTTTACCATAGTGCGAGCAGCAGTGGCATACCTAAGTCTATTGGTGCCACGGGTGGATAATTTTTCAATATcccctcttttatttatttttttgctgtcagctcacagctgacttacggtgaccctgtaggCTGACCCGCAGGCTGGCAATTACTGTAGCAGCTTTCAGCACTTTGGCTTGGTTGTAggatctgttaagcaagtttgcttcagtcttggagaaaggaaagTATAGCTGATGTGGGAGTGCTTTTTTGCTGTGCTCAGGACACCCTGCACCCTTAGTGGCTGCAGgcagaactgcattttaaaaacaaaaggacaGACGTTCGGCTGAACGCAGCATGACAAGTGTCCTCTTCAAAGGCCTCCCTCAAGCTGCACCCCCTGCCCTGCACTTGGTGCACCATTGGCAAGCAGGCAGCAAACAGTAATTTTAGCATGCCCATTTATACAGGAACTGTTGTGCACAAAGAAAACTTCCATAGAATCTAATCCACAGAAAGGAGTTCAGATTATGATCTAAATCAttcgttcatttatttattacttttcagaAGCAACATTCAAAAAACTTTCTGTATATAAAGTTCAAGATACAGAGCAACTGGGGCAACCCAGTGTTCACCTGCATCTATCGACTCAGGGTGCATGGCAAGATGATCGACCTCTTGGGCTCTCTGAAAGAAGGCAGCAGTGAAACTCTTTTCAGATGAATAAAGGAAGCTGCAACACCAGCACCATCCTCCTGAGCAATCTCCAAAGAGTCTCCAAAGCTTGTTCTGATTTTTCCTAAGGGAGGGACACATACAGACGAAGGGGAGGAATGCTCCTCATGCCAAATCTTTTCAGGCTGGACAGATTTTGATTCCGTGACCTGTGTCTGTCTATGACATAGATAATGGCAGGTGACATTTCAGTTCAATTAATGCCAAGTCAGGATAGAGCCCCCATGATCTTAGTCGCAAACATGTCTTTGACAGCCCAAtcctttgtgatttttttttttaaaagtagataaTTGCCCAATAAAGATTTCTGTCTGGAGGCTTGAGTGCTATTTGTGGGAAAAGATGCCTCTGCTATATGAGATTAGAACTTGAAAGGAACCACAATTTGAATGAGTACATGCTGCAGTGGTGGCTGTGTTCTAGTATATTTCTCCACTTctgttggtggtggtggcggctacaagcatagacagcttcaagagggggttagataaaaatatggagcagaggtccatcagtggccattagccacagtgtgtatatatatatgtgtagatagatagacagacagacagacataatttttttggccactgtgtgatacagagtgttggactggatgggccattggcctgatccatcatggcttctcttatgttcttatgggagtaAAGTCATTTCTAACTAGCACCAAATGTGAAACCATGAAACTGTCCCCCAATACTTATTACTTGCATCTCTAACTTGGTTATGCAGGGATGTTGTATgtacccctcccaaaaaaaaccccaatagaTGAAGGGAATTGCTGGCCATATAACAGCCCCAAGGAACTACCACATCAGTACCTTCTACCTGCAATTCTATTGTTGGTATATCTAGCTTCTGGGGGGGAGAGGGTGGCAACAGTGCATCTTTGTAAGACTGCAAGATACAGGAAGGCAGATGCCAGTTTAAGATCATGCTGCTGTGCCAGGAAGAAACAAGAACACAATAATTGAATTAATTCCTTATTACAGTCAAGACCAGCTCAAGAATACAAGAACTGAGATACAAAAGACGGATGGCCCCAGAGGCAGCCTGAAATTTTGCTACCCTGTATTGCCTGATTGGAGGGGTGGACTATACTGCTACAAAGCAACAGTAAGGGCAACACTTGATCATAGATGGTTACACACAACCAAAGTGCTGCATCCACCTCTGTGCAGCTTCTGTGACACTGCAAGATATCCTGGAGCACACCTCATTGATCATATGATGCTTTGACTGCAGCCCTAGTTAGTGCCCTCAACAAATAGCAGCTGGTAACAGTCATTCCCACCTCCCAGTgatttcttagggttgccaataccaggtttggaaattcctggagatttgggagtggagcctgggtagAGCAGGGTTTtgggaaaggagggacctcagtgaggcataatgtcatagactccactctctaaatcagccattgtctccaggggaacccatctctgtagtctggagatcagtcaaaATTTTGGGAGAGCTCCAGTCTCCACCTGGAGACTCAGCAACAAGAGAAACACAGATGAGATGGCAACAAGAAAAGCTGCAGCCTCCAGGCAAATAAGCCTCTACAccaaattaaatattgtaacaaaATATTATAGTATGTCCAAAATGCAAACATATATAGTTAATGTAAATCAAATAATCTTCTAGAATGCACGGTACAGGTAATCCAAACCTCCACAGTCTAACAGGTAAGTCTTTATAATGTGAACTAGTCACCTTTCCTTTTTGCATAGAGGATAACTTCTGCTCCAAATACTAGATTAACACACCACTTTAAGCGATAGTCCGTCATGATTCCAGGTTGCAGCTAACAACTGTCCCCAGATTCTAAGAACTTGTTTTACTGTGTGCTTTGTCTAAGCTTTACACTCAAATAGAAAAATCTTACCAAAGCTTGTAACCTTTGGGAAGAGTACAGAGTTGAAAGCTTCTGATTGGTGAGATTTTTCCACTTGAGTGTAAAGCTTAGATAGAGCATACAGTGAAATGAATTCTTAGTATTCTAGATCAGTGCACTGCACTCTAAACAAACCTGGTCAGGTCTACTTTAGTTTAGCTGTGCCGCTGATTTCTGTTTACATGCATAACATTTGTTATCTAAAGTATTGTTTCATAGTCTCCACTTCTCTGGGTAGCGGGAAATTCAGCGCAGCTTTACTGGGTGAGGTCCTTGCAAAGAGAGAGATGTTAATGGAGACTTGTGCTGTTTTTTGTAGTATTTACCAATATTTAGGCAGAGCAGGTGGGGCGTTAAGTACCTATGGAGGCAGATAGTACAACCTGAACAGCAGCTACCAGTGGGAGGAGTCCATACAGAGCTGGATAAATCAACCATCTGATGCAGTATAAAGCAAGTTTCCTATGCTTGCCAGTCCCAAAATGAAGGTAGCAGCCTCCGGTATATAAAAACCTTTAATCAGTCTAAAGCTAACAGAGCCCTCCATCTCGGTGCCACCTTCCTTCTAACTGAAAATTTGATGAGTCTGATTATTTGTGCAGTGCATTGTTATCCTTGCTCCATTTTATCCCAACAACAATCTTGTGAAATAAATTAGGCTGAGGTAGGGTGGCTAGCCCAAGGTCGCTGGGTAAATAGTAACCAGGTCTTTTAGTCCTAGAGAAACCAAATAATCACTATACAAAAATTCTCTCGTTGTGCTTTAtagaaaagaagggaaaacagGATCATCCCCTGACAAATTAGGGACTAATCCTTACCCCGTGCAATGGCACCAAGTGGATTTATCTTCTCTAAACTAATTTTAGATGTTAAAGGGCGGAGGACAAGAAACAGGAAATCCGAAGCGCAACTCTTCAGTTTCAAAGAAcgtttttatcctgctcttcctctAAGAAGCACAAGATGGCGCACATGGGTTTCTCTCCCCACTGCTTATTATGTGTAACGTTAGATGGTAACTTTTTATCCTGCTCTGTAAACCCCAAACTGGCTCCTCAAAGGAGCTTCCAGAGATTAAAAATCGCCGCAAAAACACTTGTTTAAAACGCAATAAAGTccgattaaaaaaaacaaaacgcgACCAAAGCAGCAACCCAAAAATAATAATGCACACATTGCTGATTCAAGATTCAGGAGCAGGAAGTAATTAGAGATAGGTTGTTTCCTGGTTTTTGCTTTTTACGATTCCCACCCCTTCTTTTTAAAGAACATCTCCGTATAGTAATTGATTCGCGAACATTTTTTGCTCATCTATGAACACTGACAGCAGGCAACCCCTTGTTTTGTGCAAAATTCTTCTTACTCCCTAACAATAGGTGGCGACATTCCTACAAAATGACCAGTAACTAATCAGCAACTAGATTTCCGATGCAAAACGCGAATTAAGGAATAGGTCTGTGACGAAGTCAGGATATTTGTAACAGAGATAGAAAAATCCGTGAGCCTTACACCAGCTCATTTCTCATTCTAGTGTCGAAAAGAACCCAGATTTCCACTCGAACTTCCAATGCAAAGCAGAGGATTTCAAGATTTATAAAACGACGCCACTCTGGCCAAAGAGACAAATCGTGGCTTCCGACCACGATTTTTAACCGGAAGTTGATATGTCATTCTTTCCCCCTTACCTCTAAGGTCTCGGCCTATGACTCCACGGGGCCGTCGCTTCCGGTCTCCCCAGCATTGTCCTAGCCCGGAGAAGGTCGCGTTTCCGGCTAGTGGACGAGGCTAAGAGGGGGGAGTGTGGAGAACTGACAAGATGTCGCAGGGGTCGGAGCTGGAGCGGGGGCCGCCGAGAGCAGTGCTGGGCTATACGCCTGACGAGAAGCTCCGGCTGCAGCAGCTGCGCGAGCTCCGGCGCCGTTGGCTGAAAGACCAGGAGCTGAGCCCGCGCGAACCGGTCCTGCCCCCGCGCAAGCTTGGACTGGTGGAGGGCTTCTGGGAGCGCTTTCTGCAGCCTGGGGGGTTCTGGCGGAAGcaggtgagggggaggggttaAGCTCGCAAGCTTTTTTGTAGCGCTTTTGCGCCGCCTTCTCGCCGATAAGGTACCCAGGCGACTTGGAAGTGGAAGGTGCAGCCGATTTATGGCGACCCCGTAGGGAGGAGTTTGCTGGCAAAAGGCGAACACGGGTGGTTTGCCACCGACTGCTTCTaagtagcaaccctgggctttcttggtgggctcccatccaaatactagccagggctgatcctgcctagcttccaagatcaggctaacctgggctatccaagtcacggacaaagtggctcacaatatcGTTTCCCCTCCTCTTTGTTCATTTTCAGGGCAACAACCTTGACGAGGTTAAGCCCAGAGAAACAAtgattagcccaaggtcacccaacaagcttccatggcagagcagggattcaaacaaGGGATTCCCAGATcctattccaacatgataaccgCTATACTACACCTTCTCTCATTTAGTGTATTTCTTATCTGTAGTCACTGATAGTAACCTTGAGTCTTTAATGAGTGAAAGGTAAGCTAAAATACTTCTGAAATGAATAAATGCTGTGTTTTGAgagttaagtttggtgtagtggttaagtgcatggacgcGGAGTCCGCAAtcccttcacatgcacctgctgagtggccttgggtcagtcacaattcttgaaagagctgctctctcaagaacagttctctcagagctttctcagccccacctacttcacagggtgtctcttgtgggaagggaaaggagattataaactgctgaGACTTCTTCAagtagtgaagggaggggtataaatccaatctcctcttctaaATTGGGGGGTTTCCTGGTTGTGAGGTAACTGCTTTATTGATTGGGAGTAAAACCCATTGAATTAAATGGTGCTTCCTTCATTTTGAATAAATATGGATAGGATCTGCTATAAAAATCCTTGGAAAGCCAACTTCTGTTTGGAAATAAGTAGTAAGCACCATTCAGAGAGGGCTGTGGCCAGAACAGTTTGCCATAATGAATTTGTTAGCCCTTATGACGGGCCTTGATAAATCTTGAACCCAGAACAATTGAGGAGCCAGGCTCATTTTAACCTGCCCCTGGACATCACCAGACACCTTACTTTCCCTTTGCTAGAGCTCCCCCATTTTGGGTGGTGAGAATTGCTTCTGAAATAACTGAGGTGTGTAAGCTGTTCTTTTTCAGATCTTCTTCCAATTTAGGAAAATGACATTGTGGCTTAAGTGGGGAGGGAAACTGTTCTTCATCTGCTGTACAATACACACAGTTAGgtttcctttccatttttttaaTACTACTAAGCTTAGCTAAGAAAAAGCTCTAGACTACAGTTCTATGCATGCttgtaaagatagtcccctgtgcaagcactgcgTCATTACCAGCCCATGGAgtaacatcacatcatgacattatCTTggatttttacagggtggtttgccattgtcttctccagtAATCTACACCACAGAACAAAATGTATCACGTT is drawn from Heteronotia binoei isolate CCM8104 ecotype False Entrance Well chromosome 4, APGP_CSIRO_Hbin_v1, whole genome shotgun sequence and contains these coding sequences:
- the NDUFB6 gene encoding NADH dehydrogenase [ubiquinone] 1 beta subcomplex subunit 6, with translation MSQGSELERGPPRAVLGYTPDEKLRLQQLRELRRRWLKDQELSPREPVLPPRKLGLVEGFWERFLQPGGFWRKQVFKTYRAGIYTVFRLLIPAWISTYYVKYHLMPRPYGIVEGKTRIFPGDTISETCEVIPPLEIPSSHH